In Marixanthomonas ophiurae, one genomic interval encodes:
- a CDS encoding 16S rRNA (uracil(1498)-N(3))-methyltransferase — protein sequence MQLFYHPNSSQASKEIAFDKEESRHIGKVLRKQEGDVLDITNGKGFFFKAELTLVTPKKCIARIVETKKEAPLPYHLHIAAAPTKSNDRFETFLEKATEIGITEITPIICDHSERKTIKPERYEKIIQSAMKQSLKAYLPKLNKVISLKELLSQAHEENLKCIAHCEETDKKSFKLEVKKQQSVLILIGPEGDFSTEEIDLAKKAGFIPVTLGESRLRTETAAVVACHSVAFVNE from the coding sequence ATGCAATTATTTTATCATCCTAACAGTTCACAAGCTTCAAAAGAAATTGCTTTTGACAAAGAAGAAAGTCGCCATATTGGTAAGGTGCTTCGGAAACAAGAAGGTGATGTGTTAGATATCACCAATGGAAAAGGCTTTTTTTTTAAAGCCGAACTCACTTTAGTAACTCCTAAAAAATGTATAGCACGCATTGTAGAAACTAAAAAAGAAGCACCACTGCCCTATCACTTACATATTGCTGCCGCGCCAACAAAATCGAACGACCGATTTGAAACCTTTTTAGAAAAAGCTACAGAAATAGGTATTACCGAAATTACACCAATTATTTGCGACCACAGCGAACGGAAAACCATTAAGCCAGAGCGGTACGAAAAAATCATTCAAAGTGCGATGAAGCAATCACTGAAAGCATATTTACCAAAATTAAATAAAGTGATTTCATTAAAGGAACTTTTAAGTCAAGCTCACGAAGAAAACTTAAAGTGTATTGCGCACTGTGAAGAAACTGATAAAAAATCATTTAAATTAGAAGTAAAAAAACAACAATCGGTTTTGATATTAATTGGTCCAGAAGGTGATTTTTCTACAGAAGAAATCGATTTAGCTAAAAAAGCAGGTTTTATTCCAGTAACGTTAGGCGAAAGCCGGTTACGCACCGAAACTGCTGCTGTGGTTGCCTGCCATAGTGTGGCTTTTGTTAATGAATAG
- a CDS encoding PLD nuclease N-terminal domain-containing protein, which yields MDKILNDFSIGLFFWQFLILLLFSFLIFCIIDISKAKFEGNNKIYWMLLVFLLPFPGVFIYFFIGRKEEFLLNKYFLKIKNE from the coding sequence ATGGACAAAATATTGAATGACTTTTCAATTGGTCTTTTCTTTTGGCAGTTTTTAATATTATTACTTTTTTCCTTTTTAATCTTTTGCATCATTGATATTTCAAAAGCAAAATTTGAGGGCAACAATAAAATATATTGGATGCTTTTGGTTTTTCTTTTACCCTTTCCTGGGGTTTTTATTTATTTCTTTATCGGTAGAAAAGAAGAATTTCTGTTGAATAAATATTTTCTAAAAATAAAAAATGAGTAA
- a CDS encoding DUF1223 domain-containing protein, translating into MKYLIALITIPLLLLTTFCKPKDSKENINKELAYAETTNANPFALVQLFTSQGCSSCPPADRLLDKVKEDYDNVAVLSYHVDYWNRLGWKDPFSKKKYTDLQYAYGSKFGDGRVYTPQAVINGSLHFVGSNEAKMKGNLSKFLKNTAENTVVISEVSKNVNTVSFNYKLTGGSTDKKLKLALVIGSRETPIGRGENGGKTLLNTNIVVQEVAVSASETLGSLEINIPDIVKETDELSLIGFVQQDDLVITGATKMKV; encoded by the coding sequence ATGAAATACCTAATTGCATTAATTACTATTCCACTATTATTGCTAACGACGTTTTGCAAACCGAAAGATTCCAAAGAAAATATAAATAAAGAGCTTGCTTATGCCGAAACCACCAACGCAAATCCTTTTGCCTTAGTACAATTATTCACTTCTCAAGGTTGTAGCAGTTGCCCGCCTGCAGATCGATTATTAGATAAAGTGAAAGAAGACTATGATAATGTAGCTGTACTTTCGTACCACGTGGATTACTGGAACCGATTGGGTTGGAAAGATCCATTTAGTAAAAAGAAATACACGGATTTGCAATATGCCTACGGAAGTAAGTTTGGTGATGGTCGTGTGTACACACCACAAGCTGTGATTAACGGAAGTCTGCATTTTGTAGGCTCTAATGAGGCTAAAATGAAGGGAAACCTCTCTAAATTCTTAAAAAACACAGCTGAAAATACCGTTGTTATTTCTGAGGTTTCTAAAAATGTAAATACGGTTTCTTTTAACTATAAACTTACTGGAGGAAGTACTGATAAAAAATTGAAACTTGCTTTGGTTATCGGTAGCCGTGAGACGCCCATTGGAAGAGGAGAAAACGGCGGAAAAACCTTACTGAACACTAATATTGTGGTGCAAGAAGTAGCTGTCTCAGCTTCTGAAACATTAGGTTCGTTAGAAATTAATATACCTGATATTGTAAAAGAAACAGATGAGCTAAGTTTAATTGGATTTGTACAGCAGGATGATTTGGTGATTACTGGAGCGACGAAAATGAAGGTTTAA
- a CDS encoding DUF4159 domain-containing protein, with protein MRITLLTFFLLSFLTNVHAQEIAVLKYGGGGDWYSNPTSLPNLASFCNQQINTTISEKTETVTPESIDLFNYPFVHMTGHGNVFFTPEEAENLRNYLLSGGFLHIDDNYGIDEYLRKELVKIFPNNELKELPANHPIFSAQYNFPEGLPKIHEHDGKRPQAFGIEHEGRLVLLYTLESDLGDGWENPEIHNDPQEVRLKALRMGANIIKYVFEN; from the coding sequence ATGCGAATCACTCTACTTACTTTTTTTCTCCTTTCTTTCTTGACAAACGTACACGCTCAAGAAATTGCCGTTTTAAAATATGGTGGCGGTGGCGATTGGTATAGTAACCCCACTTCGTTGCCTAATTTGGCTTCTTTTTGCAACCAACAAATCAATACAACTATTTCAGAAAAAACTGAAACTGTAACTCCAGAAAGTATTGACTTGTTTAATTATCCATTTGTACATATGACGGGTCACGGAAACGTGTTTTTCACCCCTGAAGAAGCTGAAAACCTCCGTAACTATCTACTAAGTGGCGGTTTTTTACATATTGACGATAATTATGGAATAGACGAATACCTTCGGAAAGAATTGGTGAAAATCTTCCCAAATAACGAATTGAAAGAATTACCAGCCAACCACCCTATTTTTAGTGCGCAATATAATTTCCCTGAAGGCTTGCCAAAAATCCATGAACACGATGGAAAACGACCACAAGCGTTTGGTATTGAACACGAAGGCAGATTGGTTTTACTTTATACCCTTGAGAGTGATTTGGGTGACGGCTGGGAAAACCCAGAAATACATAACGACCCACAAGAAGTTAGGTTGAAAGCCTTGCGAATGGGCGCCAATATTATTAAATATGTTTTTGAAAATTAA
- a CDS encoding TrmH family RNA methyltransferase, with protein MPNQLTHTSTDFPTKKFPIKVICDGVQSPANVGALFRVCEAFGVSEIIFCNTAVNFSSSRLLKTARNTNKTVLYRVSEDLSSEIKKLKKEQYKLLALELTDESIPLEKLQLVEGNKVALFVGNEKHGVSETVLNTISQSVHITMFGENSSLNVTQATGIALFTLTKLL; from the coding sequence ATGCCCAATCAACTTACCCATACTTCAACAGATTTTCCAACTAAAAAGTTTCCAATAAAAGTAATTTGCGATGGTGTGCAGAGCCCGGCTAATGTTGGTGCATTGTTTCGGGTATGTGAAGCCTTTGGAGTTTCTGAAATTATCTTTTGCAATACAGCTGTCAATTTTTCTTCTTCCCGCTTACTAAAAACAGCACGAAACACAAACAAAACAGTTTTATATCGTGTTTCAGAAGATCTTTCTTCAGAAATAAAAAAATTAAAGAAAGAACAGTATAAGTTACTTGCTTTAGAACTAACTGACGAGAGCATTCCTTTAGAAAAATTACAACTAGTAGAAGGAAATAAAGTCGCCTTGTTTGTTGGTAATGAGAAACATGGAGTTTCGGAAACAGTTTTAAACACAATTTCGCAAAGTGTCCATATAACAATGTTTGGAGAAAACAGCAGTTTAAATGTTACGCAGGCCACAGGAATTGCACTTTTCACCTTAACAAAACTTTTATAA
- a CDS encoding AI-2E family transporter yields the protein MKEKAKSISSGILRALAVLAGILILLWFIFQIQALLLYIGVAAVIALISRPVLVFFRDRLKMGNILASILTLLLILSIIAVMLRIFIPIIVEQSKSISNIDFELVKSDLNELSIQAADYLGVKQIDILEGIKRTNYVQNFDMEIIPSFIDLFFGNIGNFLVGLFAILFISFFFLRDQNLIPNMVTAFVKKGREKRILSVLNKTKSLLSRYFLGLLLQIMILTLFYSVLLLFLDVNNAIAIALICAFLNIVPYLGPIIAGALMMLVVLSNNLGADFSSELLPLLLYTFGGYSLAQLFDNLITQPVIFGKSVRSHPLEIFIVILIGGYLFGIPGMILAVPIYTALKVVSKEFLSEYKIVKRLTKNL from the coding sequence GTGAAAGAAAAAGCTAAATCCATTTCTTCAGGTATTTTACGAGCACTGGCAGTACTTGCCGGAATCTTGATATTATTGTGGTTTATCTTTCAAATCCAAGCACTGTTACTCTATATTGGTGTTGCTGCCGTCATTGCCTTGATAAGCCGTCCGGTTCTCGTCTTTTTTAGAGATCGCCTTAAAATGGGAAACATATTAGCTTCTATTTTAACGCTTTTGCTAATACTTTCAATAATAGCGGTGATGTTACGAATTTTTATTCCCATAATCGTTGAGCAAAGTAAAAGTATATCAAATATTGATTTTGAGCTGGTAAAAAGCGATTTGAACGAGCTAAGCATTCAAGCCGCCGATTATTTGGGTGTAAAGCAAATAGATATTCTTGAAGGCATAAAACGCACGAATTATGTGCAAAACTTCGATATGGAAATCATACCAAGCTTTATAGACCTCTTTTTCGGGAATATAGGCAACTTTTTAGTCGGCTTGTTTGCTATATTGTTTATATCCTTCTTCTTTTTAAGGGATCAAAATTTGATACCCAATATGGTTACTGCTTTTGTAAAAAAAGGCCGTGAAAAGCGAATTTTATCAGTGTTAAATAAAACAAAGTCACTTCTGTCCCGCTATTTCTTAGGGCTGCTATTGCAAATAATGATACTAACACTTTTTTATTCGGTACTGTTGCTATTTTTGGATGTTAACAATGCCATAGCCATTGCCTTGATTTGTGCATTTTTGAACATTGTACCCTATCTAGGACCCATAATCGCAGGAGCTTTAATGATGCTTGTTGTACTATCAAACAACTTGGGCGCCGATTTTTCTTCGGAATTATTACCGTTATTACTCTATACATTTGGGGGATATTCATTGGCACAGCTTTTCGATAATTTGATTACGCAACCTGTAATTTTCGGAAAAAGTGTTCGCTCCCACCCTTTGGAAATTTTCATCGTTATTTTAATTGGTGGCTATCTTTTTGGTATTCCCGGAATGATATTAGCAGTACCAATTTACACGGCTCTAAAGGTGGTTTCGAAAGAGTTTCTTTCTGAATATAAAATTGTAAAACGACTGACTAAAAACTTATAG
- a CDS encoding THUMP-like domain-containing protein, translated as MADLTGGFGVDSYYFSKQMKSVTHFEINESLSEIAEHNFKQLEATNIRCANKDGLKGIQENRYDTLYVDPSRRHETKGKVFFLADCEPNIPKHLSELLNVCNLLMVKTAPMLDISAGMEELSHVFQIHIVAVNNEVKELLWLLKKDYEGKTEIITKNCKKHSTETYSFNYEEIAEPFYDDPKRFIYEPNAAILKSGAFNSLSEDFKLKKLHKNTHLYTSEALRDFPGRRFMTEKILPYSKKELKKEEIKKANITTRNFQESVSAIRKKFNIKDGGDVYLFFTTINPSKKVVLICSKIKDSI; from the coding sequence TTGGCTGACCTTACCGGTGGCTTTGGTGTAGATAGTTATTATTTTTCAAAACAGATGAAAAGTGTAACCCATTTTGAAATCAATGAATCCTTGTCTGAAATAGCGGAGCATAATTTTAAGCAATTAGAAGCAACCAATATACGATGCGCAAACAAAGACGGACTCAAAGGGATTCAGGAGAATAGGTATGACACTTTATATGTTGATCCTTCCCGCAGGCATGAAACTAAGGGAAAGGTGTTCTTTTTAGCTGATTGCGAACCCAATATCCCAAAGCATCTTTCTGAGCTACTAAACGTATGTAATTTATTGATGGTAAAAACAGCACCGATGCTAGATATTTCAGCAGGAATGGAAGAGTTAAGCCATGTATTTCAAATCCATATCGTCGCGGTAAACAATGAGGTGAAAGAACTGTTATGGCTATTGAAAAAGGATTATGAAGGCAAAACAGAAATAATAACCAAGAATTGTAAGAAACACAGCACTGAAACCTATAGCTTTAATTATGAAGAAATAGCAGAACCTTTTTATGACGACCCCAAACGTTTCATATATGAACCTAATGCAGCCATTCTAAAAAGCGGAGCATTTAATTCGCTATCCGAAGACTTTAAACTTAAAAAACTTCATAAAAACACTCATTTATACACTAGTGAGGCACTAAGAGACTTTCCTGGACGCCGATTTATGACTGAAAAGATACTGCCCTATTCAAAAAAAGAATTAAAAAAGGAGGAAATTAAAAAAGCAAATATTACCACACGGAATTTTCAAGAAAGTGTTTCTGCGATTCGAAAAAAATTTAATATTAAAGATGGTGGGGACGTTTATTTGTTTTTCACTACTATAAACCCTTCAAAAAAGGTGGTTTTGATTTGTTCTAAGATAAAAGACTCAATTTAA
- a CDS encoding HD family phosphohydrolase, with product MNNIFALFSKNQSLIYKGFLFILSIVLVIYLLPKGGQFKYNFQKGKPWQYENLYAPFSFTIKKDAKTLQREEETIKENATPYFDYDAEIVERSREEFIQLFNDAFVDSLYTTSKNVAKEEGLDVFKEIYTNGIIDDVYPYEKDKLIYLKRGNEVEQLAYSQLNRKKVIKSKLAKLVSETSTEDVKALLQKLLERAVTPNVSLDTKLTEASVTSELNAINPNKGVVEKGGRIIAKGEVVEGDTYQILNSLKAEYQSQVWSKSNHSWLIVGYIIIVSLVFSMLFLFLKKYRFDIFNDNTKVTFIFFNVILMVFLTTIVVKLDAKYVYVVPLCILPLILKAFFDPRLGLFVHTLTLMLLGFVVPNSFEYLFLQLIAGIVTILTVSELYRRANLFISVGQITLVYIIGYFAFFILQEGNVQLIIWENFGYFILCGLATLFAHPLIYLYEKIFGLVSDVSLLELSDTNTKLLKELSNKAPGTFHHSLNVANLAEAAANEIGANAMLVRVGALYHDIGKMKNPTYFTENQVNSVNAHQDLDPKESANIIIDHVINGIEIARKNNLPDRVIDFIRTHHGTSLVYYFYMKEKEQNEDASEEDYRYPGPIPFSKETAILMMSDSVEAASKSLKEPTSSKIDTFVEKIVDGQMAQGQFLNANITFKEIQTIKKVLKKKLNNIYHLRVEYPE from the coding sequence ATGAATAATATTTTTGCTCTATTTTCAAAAAACCAATCCCTTATTTACAAGGGATTTCTATTTATACTTTCTATAGTCTTGGTGATCTATTTATTACCAAAAGGAGGACAGTTTAAGTATAACTTTCAAAAAGGAAAGCCTTGGCAATATGAAAACCTATATGCACCGTTTAGTTTTACTATTAAAAAAGATGCAAAAACCCTTCAAAGAGAAGAGGAAACAATTAAAGAGAATGCAACACCTTATTTTGATTATGATGCTGAAATAGTAGAAAGGAGTAGGGAGGAATTTATTCAACTTTTTAATGACGCTTTTGTCGACAGCCTTTATACAACCTCAAAAAACGTAGCTAAAGAGGAAGGCCTTGATGTTTTTAAAGAGATTTATACCAACGGAATAATTGATGATGTGTACCCGTATGAAAAAGATAAACTCATTTACTTAAAACGGGGAAACGAAGTAGAGCAGTTGGCATATTCACAACTTAACAGAAAAAAAGTTATAAAAAGTAAATTAGCAAAGTTAGTTTCTGAAACATCTACAGAAGATGTAAAGGCGTTACTGCAAAAACTTCTAGAACGGGCTGTTACTCCTAATGTTTCTTTGGATACAAAATTAACTGAAGCTTCGGTTACATCTGAGCTAAATGCAATAAACCCAAATAAGGGTGTTGTGGAAAAAGGAGGAAGAATTATAGCTAAAGGAGAGGTTGTAGAAGGTGATACGTATCAGATTTTAAATTCTTTGAAAGCCGAGTATCAATCACAAGTTTGGAGTAAATCAAACCATTCATGGCTAATAGTAGGGTACATTATTATTGTCTCCCTCGTATTTTCTATGCTATTCTTATTTCTGAAAAAATACCGGTTTGATATTTTTAATGACAATACTAAAGTTACCTTTATATTTTTCAACGTTATATTAATGGTCTTTTTGACCACCATTGTGGTAAAATTAGATGCCAAATACGTTTATGTAGTACCTCTCTGTATTTTGCCGTTGATATTAAAGGCTTTTTTCGATCCTAGGCTAGGGCTTTTTGTTCATACCTTAACGTTGATGCTTTTGGGGTTTGTCGTGCCCAATAGTTTTGAGTATTTATTCCTTCAGTTAATCGCCGGTATTGTTACTATTTTAACGGTTTCAGAACTATACCGTCGCGCCAATCTATTTATCTCAGTTGGACAGATAACCTTAGTGTATATTATTGGGTATTTTGCTTTTTTTATTCTTCAGGAAGGAAATGTACAGCTCATCATCTGGGAAAATTTCGGTTATTTCATTCTTTGTGGGCTAGCGACCTTGTTTGCACACCCATTAATATATTTATACGAAAAGATATTCGGCTTAGTTTCCGATGTTTCCTTGTTAGAACTTAGTGATACTAATACCAAGCTACTAAAAGAACTTTCTAATAAAGCTCCGGGAACCTTTCACCATTCGCTTAACGTAGCCAATTTAGCCGAAGCAGCAGCTAACGAAATCGGTGCCAATGCCATGTTAGTTAGGGTAGGAGCCTTATACCACGATATTGGTAAAATGAAAAATCCAACTTATTTTACCGAAAATCAGGTTAACTCGGTCAATGCGCATCAAGATCTAGATCCTAAAGAAAGTGCTAACATTATTATAGATCATGTTATCAACGGTATTGAAATTGCCCGTAAAAATAACTTGCCCGACCGTGTAATTGATTTTATACGAACCCACCACGGTACAAGTTTGGTGTATTATTTCTATATGAAAGAAAAAGAACAGAACGAAGATGCTAGTGAAGAAGACTACCGATATCCAGGCCCTATTCCATTTTCTAAAGAAACCGCTATCTTAATGATGTCTGATAGTGTAGAAGCAGCCAGTAAAAGCTTAAAAGAACCCACATCATCAAAAATAGATACTTTTGTTGAAAAGATAGTTGATGGGCAAATGGCGCAAGGACAGTTTCTAAATGCAAATATTACATTTAAAGAAATACAGACCATAAAAAAGGTCTTAAAGAAAAAGTTGAATAATATCTACCATCTAAGAGTAGAGTATCCGGAGTAA
- a CDS encoding acetyl-CoA C-acyltransferase → MSKEVVIVAAARTPIGSFMGSLSSITATQLGATAIKGALNKIKLDPSNVQEVFMGNVVQAGVGQAPARQAALSAGIPDTVPCTTVNKVCASGMKAVMQAAQAIALGDADIIVAGGMESMSNIPHYVHMRNGKKFGPATLVDGMQKDGLVDAYDQNAMGVCADLCAKEHNFSREDQDNFAIESYNRSAKAWEEGKFDDEVVPVEVPQRRGEPIMVNQDEEYKNVKMDKVKSLRAAFSKDGTVTAANASTINDGAGAMVLMSADKAKEMGLTPLATIKSYADAAQEPKWFTTAPSKALPKALDKAGVSQDDVDYFEFNEAFAVVGLANMKILGLDSSNVNVNGGAVSLGHPLGCSGVRILITLLNVLKQNDAKLGAAAICNGGGGASAMVIERK, encoded by the coding sequence ATGAGTAAAGAAGTTGTAATTGTAGCTGCGGCCAGAACGCCAATAGGAAGTTTTATGGGAAGTCTTTCTTCAATAACGGCAACCCAATTGGGAGCTACTGCCATTAAAGGAGCATTAAATAAAATTAAGCTAGATCCTTCAAACGTTCAAGAAGTCTTTATGGGTAATGTAGTGCAGGCTGGTGTAGGTCAAGCACCTGCTCGGCAAGCTGCTTTAAGCGCTGGTATTCCAGATACGGTGCCTTGTACAACTGTAAATAAAGTATGTGCCTCTGGAATGAAAGCTGTTATGCAAGCTGCTCAGGCTATCGCCCTTGGTGATGCAGATATTATTGTTGCTGGTGGTATGGAAAGTATGAGCAATATTCCTCATTACGTACATATGCGAAATGGGAAAAAATTTGGTCCCGCAACTCTTGTTGATGGTATGCAAAAAGATGGGTTAGTTGATGCCTATGATCAAAATGCTATGGGTGTTTGTGCAGACTTGTGTGCAAAGGAGCATAATTTTTCTAGAGAAGATCAAGATAATTTTGCTATAGAATCGTACAATCGTTCTGCTAAAGCATGGGAAGAAGGAAAGTTTGATGACGAAGTAGTACCAGTTGAAGTTCCACAACGTCGTGGAGAGCCAATTATGGTAAATCAAGACGAAGAGTATAAAAACGTGAAGATGGATAAGGTTAAATCATTACGCGCAGCTTTTAGTAAAGATGGTACTGTAACGGCAGCTAATGCCTCTACCATAAACGATGGAGCTGGTGCAATGGTCTTAATGAGTGCCGATAAAGCTAAAGAAATGGGCTTAACTCCTCTTGCTACTATTAAAAGTTATGCAGATGCGGCTCAAGAACCAAAATGGTTTACAACTGCTCCTTCCAAAGCATTACCAAAAGCACTAGATAAAGCGGGTGTTTCTCAAGATGACGTTGATTATTTTGAATTTAACGAAGCTTTTGCCGTTGTAGGATTGGCCAATATGAAAATATTAGGGCTTGACTCTTCAAATGTAAATGTGAATGGTGGTGCCGTTTCTTTAGGTCATCCACTTGGTTGTAGCGGTGTTCGAATATTAATCACCTTATTAAATGTATTAAAACAGAACGATGCTAAATTAGGTGCTGCAGCTATTTGTAATGGTGGCGGTGGAGCATCTGCTATGGTAATCGAAAGAAAATAA
- a CDS encoding C40 family peptidase, which translates to MKYGLCNLSVVPLRIEASDASELVSQVLYGELFNVLEQRKKWSRIRLHFDGYEGWIDNKQFLLISEEEYNTLRKNKPVYATDLVDIVTTEENQLLSIFIGCQINNCEFLKHIFEGKSISEKLPKQNLTSTALTYLNSPYMWGGKTPFGIDCSGFTQMVYKLNGHKLLRDASQQATQGEALSFIEESEPGDLAFFDNAEGLITHVGIIMEDNHIIHAHGKVRIDRLDHTGIFNYEVRGHTHKLRVIKRIV; encoded by the coding sequence ATGAAATACGGCTTATGTAACTTAAGTGTTGTTCCGTTGCGAATTGAAGCATCAGATGCTAGTGAACTTGTTTCACAAGTATTGTATGGTGAGCTTTTTAATGTTTTAGAGCAACGTAAAAAATGGAGCCGAATCCGATTGCATTTTGACGGATATGAAGGTTGGATTGATAATAAACAGTTTCTTTTAATTTCTGAAGAAGAATATAATACTTTAAGAAAAAACAAGCCTGTTTATGCAACTGATTTGGTTGATATAGTCACTACTGAAGAAAACCAATTACTATCCATTTTTATTGGTTGCCAGATTAACAACTGTGAATTTCTGAAACATATATTTGAAGGAAAATCTATCTCAGAAAAACTTCCTAAACAGAATTTAACCAGTACTGCATTAACATATTTAAACAGTCCCTATATGTGGGGTGGAAAAACCCCTTTTGGTATTGACTGTAGTGGTTTTACTCAAATGGTATATAAATTAAATGGCCACAAGTTACTGCGCGACGCTAGTCAGCAAGCTACACAAGGGGAAGCTTTAAGTTTCATAGAGGAAAGTGAACCTGGAGATTTAGCCTTTTTTGATAATGCAGAAGGATTAATAACTCATGTGGGGATTATCATGGAAGATAATCATATTATTCACGCGCACGGAAAAGTAAGAATAGATCGATTAGACCACACAGGGATTTTTAATTATGAAGTTCGTGGACATACACACAAACTAAGAGTTATAAAACGTATTGTATAA
- a CDS encoding tetratricopeptide repeat protein: protein MKKQILVAGALTISVIAFGQKREIRKAERAFEDKNYTEAIAELKQAEASLANADEEEKAQYYLVKSEVYTASAGDDIAKMKTASEAYQKAVELGARTEEERRMSALQQNLRAALVNSAIKDQNSQNFEMASDKLYNSYMVSKKDTSDLYYAASNAVNAKKFDKALKYYQNLLDMGYDGASKEFVATNKETGEEKTFSSKSERDLMIKAGDFIKPVERMTQSKKGEVLRNMTLIYIDNGEDEKASKLMSNARKENPDDTSLMRAEANMAYKMGDKQLYSELMQNIAESDPDNPEVFYNLAVSNAEIGETEKAIEYYNRAIELKPDYASALINLAVLKLSEEESIVSEMNNLGTSSADNAKYEKLKEKRQQMYADVVPTLEKAKELRPDDPEIIRTLMNIYSQLGKDAKFKELKSRLAELEGN, encoded by the coding sequence ATGAAAAAGCAAATTTTAGTAGCAGGTGCATTAACCATATCTGTTATAGCATTTGGACAAAAAAGAGAAATAAGAAAAGCAGAACGGGCTTTTGAAGACAAAAATTACACTGAAGCAATTGCAGAATTAAAACAAGCCGAAGCTTCCTTAGCTAATGCTGATGAAGAAGAAAAGGCGCAGTACTATTTGGTGAAATCTGAAGTTTATACAGCAAGTGCTGGTGATGATATCGCTAAAATGAAAACAGCTTCTGAAGCTTATCAAAAAGCAGTTGAGTTAGGCGCTAGGACCGAAGAAGAAAGAAGAATGAGTGCTTTACAGCAGAACCTTCGTGCAGCTTTAGTAAACAGCGCTATTAAAGATCAAAATTCACAAAACTTTGAGATGGCCTCAGATAAGTTGTACAACAGCTATATGGTAAGTAAGAAAGACACTTCAGATCTTTACTATGCTGCAAGTAATGCTGTTAATGCAAAAAAGTTTGATAAAGCATTAAAGTATTACCAAAACTTACTGGATATGGGGTACGATGGTGCTTCAAAAGAGTTTGTTGCAACTAATAAAGAAACTGGAGAAGAGAAAACTTTTTCTTCAAAATCTGAGCGTGATCTTATGATTAAGGCTGGTGATTTTATCAAACCGGTAGAAAGAATGACACAATCTAAAAAAGGGGAAGTTCTTCGTAATATGACCTTAATTTATATTGATAATGGGGAAGACGAAAAAGCTTCAAAGCTTATGTCAAATGCAAGGAAAGAAAACCCAGACGATACTTCATTAATGCGTGCCGAAGCCAATATGGCCTACAAAATGGGTGACAAACAACTTTATAGTGAATTAATGCAGAATATTGCTGAATCAGATCCTGATAATCCAGAGGTTTTTTACAATTTAGCAGTTAGTAATGCTGAGATAGGAGAAACTGAAAAGGCTATAGAATATTATAATAGAGCCATTGAGTTGAAGCCTGACTATGCATCTGCGCTGATAAACCTCGCTGTTTTAAAACTTTCAGAAGAAGAAAGTATTGTAAGTGAAATGAACAACTTAGGAACTTCAAGTGCTGATAATGCTAAATATGAAAAGTTAAAGGAAAAGAGACAACAAATGTATGCAGACGTAGTTCCCACTTTGGAAAAGGCCAAAGAATTACGTCCAGATGATCCTGAAATCATCAGAACCCTTATGAATATCTATAGTCAACTTGGTAAAGATGCTAAGTTTAAAGAATTGAAAAGTAGGTTAGCTGAATTGGAAGGCAATTAA